Proteins from a single region of Belliella baltica DSM 15883:
- a CDS encoding tyrosine-type recombinase/integrase, with translation MIASFINFLTYEKRASQHTVLAYQKDLEQFEEFCAQSFDAKDISFVGHAELRAWIVDLVEQELSPSTVNRKIATLRSFYKFLLRSGEISKDPTYKLRILKTPKRLPEFVQEESIEKIMDQDIYTPDFDGQRDRMVMEFLYLTGVRLSELLSLRWRDINLIEDHVKVLGKRKKERIIPITNGLKKNLISYKKIFEETFHFLDESDYFIVTNTKEPAYPMKIYRIVRHYLDLFAQTSKRSPHLLRHTFATHLLNKGADLNAVKDLLGHANLAATQVYTHNSMEKLKAVFDQAHPKA, from the coding sequence ATGATTGCATCTTTTATCAATTTCTTAACATATGAAAAGCGAGCAAGTCAACACACTGTGCTTGCTTACCAAAAAGATTTAGAACAGTTTGAAGAGTTTTGTGCTCAATCATTTGATGCTAAAGATATCAGTTTTGTTGGGCATGCTGAATTGCGAGCTTGGATTGTTGATTTAGTGGAGCAAGAGTTAAGTCCCAGCACTGTCAATAGAAAAATAGCCACACTGAGGTCTTTTTATAAATTTTTATTGCGCTCAGGAGAGATTTCTAAAGATCCAACTTACAAGCTTCGAATACTCAAAACCCCTAAAAGGCTACCTGAATTCGTTCAAGAAGAATCCATTGAAAAAATCATGGATCAAGATATTTATACACCAGATTTTGATGGTCAAAGAGATAGGATGGTCATGGAATTCTTATACCTGACGGGAGTTCGACTTTCAGAATTACTAAGCTTGAGATGGAGGGATATTAATCTAATTGAAGACCATGTGAAAGTACTTGGAAAAAGGAAAAAAGAAAGAATAATACCCATCACAAATGGGCTCAAAAAAAATTTAATTTCGTATAAAAAAATATTTGAAGAAACATTTCATTTTCTAGACGAGAGTGACTATTTTATCGTTACAAATACAAAAGAACCCGCCTATCCTATGAAGATATACCGCATCGTAAGACACTATTTAGATCTTTTTGCGCAGACTTCTAAGCGGAGTCCTCATTTACTCAGACATACCTTTGCCACTCATTTGCTAAATAAAGGGGCAGACTTAAATGCAGTCAAAGACTTGCTTGGCCATGCTAATTTGGCAGCTACGCAAGTTTATACGCATAACTCAATGGAAAAACTTAAGGCTGTGTTTGATCAAGCACATCCAAAAGCGTAA
- the hpf gene encoding ribosome hibernation-promoting factor, HPF/YfiA family, protein MKLQMHSIHFDADRKLTDFIQRKADKLDTFYDRIIDGEVFMRLDKNEKNANKIVEIKLNVPGKQLFAKNQSDSFEGAADEAIEGLRRQIKKFKEKVVLANQ, encoded by the coding sequence ATGAAACTTCAAATGCATTCTATTCACTTCGATGCCGATCGCAAGCTGACAGACTTTATTCAAAGAAAAGCAGACAAGCTTGATACCTTCTACGATCGCATTATTGACGGAGAAGTTTTTATGAGACTCGACAAAAACGAAAAAAACGCAAATAAAATAGTGGAAATCAAACTGAATGTGCCAGGAAAACAACTCTTTGCCAAAAATCAAAGTGACTCATTCGAAGGCGCAGCAGATGAAGCCATAGAAGGACTAAGAAGACAAATCAAAAAATTCAAAGAAAAAGTGGTCTTAGCAAATCAATAA
- a CDS encoding IS1182 family transposase: protein MQKQDSNIVFKDYDHNQLMLLPHNLGDLLPSEHPVRVVSTVVDKINIQPIFSQYSNMGASSYHPRMLLKVLIYGYLENCYSSRKLEKAVRENIGFMWLSGMQRPDHNTINRFRGEKLREVIREIFSQVVLMLYDEGLLDIKDVYTDGTKIEANANRYTFVWGKAVKKSRERIAKQLQELWDYAAETAKEELGQPEEKFENPSPQKVLETVEKINTALQGKEVDPKVRQKLRYAEKNWPGKLAEYEQKEETLQERNSYSKTDEDATFMRMKEDHMKNGQLKPGYNLQLSTHGHFVVNYTLHQKPNDTTTLIPHMNAYRQMYGAYPETLTADAGYGSEENYAALEQNGTSAYVKYNYFHKELREENRKNREYRLLENLYYDSQKDRYICPMGQPMERNGTRTRTTATGYKQEYARYTASKCVGCPLAASCRPGKGNKTIEVNRALERYKSEAKQKLTSPEGIQKRKQRATDVEPVFGHLKQNKGMKRYVLRGLEKVEIETGLHAIAHNLSRKAAKAA from the coding sequence GTGCAAAAACAAGACTCAAATATAGTCTTTAAAGACTATGATCACAACCAGTTGATGCTCCTTCCCCACAATTTGGGTGACCTTCTTCCATCAGAGCATCCCGTCCGTGTAGTCAGCACGGTCGTAGACAAGATAAACATCCAGCCGATCTTTTCGCAGTACAGCAATATGGGAGCGAGCAGTTACCATCCCCGTATGCTGTTGAAGGTACTAATATACGGTTATCTGGAAAACTGCTATTCCTCCCGTAAGCTTGAGAAAGCTGTCCGTGAAAATATCGGTTTCATGTGGCTCTCGGGCATGCAGCGACCCGACCATAATACCATCAACCGTTTCCGGGGGGAAAAGCTCCGTGAAGTGATCCGGGAGATTTTTTCACAGGTAGTGCTCATGCTTTACGACGAAGGGCTTCTGGACATAAAAGACGTTTATACAGACGGGACTAAAATAGAGGCCAACGCCAACAGGTACACCTTTGTCTGGGGAAAGGCTGTCAAGAAGAGCAGGGAGAGGATTGCAAAGCAGCTTCAGGAGCTCTGGGATTACGCTGCCGAAACGGCAAAGGAAGAACTCGGACAGCCCGAAGAGAAGTTTGAGAATCCCAGTCCCCAAAAAGTACTTGAAACCGTTGAGAAGATCAACACGGCACTACAGGGCAAAGAAGTTGATCCCAAAGTGAGACAGAAGCTCAGGTATGCAGAGAAAAACTGGCCAGGAAAGCTTGCCGAATATGAACAGAAGGAGGAGACCTTACAGGAACGCAACAGCTATTCAAAAACTGATGAAGATGCCACTTTTATGCGGATGAAGGAAGATCACATGAAAAACGGGCAGCTTAAACCCGGCTATAACCTTCAGCTCAGTACCCACGGACACTTTGTGGTCAACTATACCCTGCACCAAAAACCCAACGATACCACCACACTTATCCCACATATGAATGCCTATCGGCAGATGTACGGAGCTTACCCCGAAACACTGACTGCCGATGCGGGGTACGGAAGCGAGGAAAATTATGCCGCCCTCGAGCAGAACGGTACATCAGCTTATGTAAAGTATAATTACTTCCATAAAGAACTCAGAGAAGAAAACAGGAAAAACAGGGAATACAGACTACTTGAAAACCTGTATTACGACAGCCAAAAGGACAGGTATATCTGCCCGATGGGACAGCCAATGGAAAGGAACGGTACCAGAACCAGGACAACAGCGACAGGATACAAACAAGAATACGCAAGATATACGGCATCAAAATGTGTGGGATGTCCTTTGGCTGCTTCCTGCAGGCCGGGAAAGGGAAACAAAACCATTGAAGTCAACAGGGCATTGGAACGGTATAAATCAGAAGCAAAACAAAAGCTGACCTCTCCCGAGGGAATCCAAAAAAGAAAGCAGCGGGCCACAGACGTCGAACCTGTATTCGGACACCTTAAGCAAAACAAGGGGATGAAGAGGTATGTGCTCAGGGGACTGGAAAAGGTGGAAATTGAAACAGGTCTTCATGCAATCGCCCACAACCTTTCCAGAAAGGCAGCAAAAGCAGCATAA
- a CDS encoding ArnT family glycosyltransferase, translating into MRQPLLFLAYLQCKYAQMKNFTFDRNLTLIILSLIAVLKLVYFSFSNHSIFTEEAQYWLWSKHLDWNYYSKPLMIAVYNFISTTIFGDTDFAIKFNAVLFSFLTAWVVFELTLTIYKKTNIAFWSAMMLTVMPFFHLGSIFHTTDSSLYFFWILSLYLIWKALESDRLKWWILAGIATVFGILSKNIMVLTLPILGLYLLLTDKKRFFTKGPWLYVLVSCLSLLPILIWNFQNDFVTFKHVGTLGGVEGEKKSLTLIQSLKYIGEYLGGQLGFLSPFFIPILWMSFKKAKLRTDSRTLFLILPPLVVWTLFFLMAIFKNVYVNWPAFGMLTLPIVLAQFLDDASIKWRKYTLIAGILTGSLLLILFFPAPFDAIGFKNVLKPSKDPMNRLAGYREMGERIDFLKDSLLLQDSFIFSDSYHLSSEMAFYVQDNPQTFNINLGRRKKKFKML; encoded by the coding sequence ATGAGACAGCCTCTTCTTTTTTTAGCATATTTGCAATGTAAATATGCCCAGATGAAGAACTTTACTTTTGATAGAAACCTTACACTCATAATCCTTTCCCTGATAGCTGTTTTAAAACTGGTTTACTTTAGCTTTTCTAACCACAGTATTTTCACAGAAGAGGCTCAATATTGGCTCTGGTCTAAGCATTTAGATTGGAATTATTATTCCAAACCCCTAATGATTGCTGTGTATAACTTTATCAGCACAACCATCTTTGGGGACACGGATTTCGCCATCAAATTCAATGCTGTGCTGTTCAGCTTTTTGACAGCTTGGGTGGTATTTGAACTTACTCTTACGATCTACAAAAAAACAAATATTGCTTTTTGGTCAGCCATGATGCTTACTGTCATGCCCTTTTTTCATCTTGGATCGATATTTCACACTACAGACTCTTCACTCTATTTTTTCTGGATATTGAGTTTGTATTTGATCTGGAAAGCTTTAGAATCAGATCGATTGAAGTGGTGGATTCTTGCAGGGATTGCGACAGTTTTTGGAATTCTTTCTAAAAATATCATGGTCTTGACATTGCCGATTTTAGGACTTTACCTTCTTTTAACTGACAAAAAAAGATTCTTCACCAAAGGTCCTTGGCTTTATGTCTTAGTCTCTTGCCTTTCTCTCCTTCCAATTCTTATCTGGAACTTTCAAAATGATTTTGTCACATTCAAACACGTAGGCACTTTAGGCGGTGTAGAAGGGGAAAAGAAAAGTCTCACTTTAATTCAATCACTAAAATATATAGGTGAGTACCTTGGTGGTCAACTTGGTTTTCTCTCTCCATTTTTTATTCCTATCCTGTGGATGAGTTTCAAAAAAGCCAAACTCAGAACAGATTCAAGAACACTTTTCCTAATTCTTCCACCCTTAGTTGTATGGACGCTCTTTTTTCTAATGGCTATATTCAAAAATGTATATGTCAATTGGCCGGCATTTGGGATGCTTACCTTGCCTATTGTTCTAGCTCAATTTTTAGATGACGCCTCTATAAAATGGAGAAAATACACATTGATTGCCGGGATATTGACAGGTTCACTTTTATTAATACTCTTCTTCCCGGCTCCTTTTGATGCTATCGGGTTCAAAAATGTCCTCAAACCATCGAAAGATCCAATGAATCGGTTAGCTGGATATAGAGAAATGGGAGAGCGGATTGACTTTCTAAAAGACAGCTTGCTGCTTCAAGACTCTTTTATCTTCAGCGACAGCTATCATCTTTCTTCTGAGATGGCATTCTATGTTCAAGACAATCCACAAACATTCAATATCAATCTAGGTAGAAGAAAAAAGAAATTCAAAATGCTGTAG
- the istB gene encoding IS21-like element helper ATPase IstB: MKLYGMSRSFSHATESGSLSSLTPDELISLLVENEWDDRQNRRMDRSLRGARFRYKATVEELDFRPGRELDKNQLLRLADGAYIHKGENILMTGSTGTGKSYLACALGNQACSKGHKVLYANTTKLLTQLKMAKADGSSIKEMLKLEKLDVLILDDFGIQPLDVQSRMLLMEIIEDRHGKKSTIITSQLPVSAWYEIIGDQTLADAILDRIVHDAHRIELKGESLRRKRNINPEKQ; the protein is encoded by the coding sequence ATGAAGCTTTACGGCATGTCACGAAGCTTCAGTCATGCCACAGAATCCGGCTCTCTGTCATCCCTTACACCGGATGAACTGATTAGTCTGCTCGTGGAAAACGAATGGGATGACCGTCAAAACCGCAGGATGGATCGAAGCCTTCGTGGTGCACGTTTCCGATACAAAGCCACTGTCGAGGAACTGGATTTTCGTCCCGGGCGTGAACTGGACAAAAATCAACTATTGAGACTCGCAGACGGAGCATACATCCACAAAGGAGAAAACATTCTGATGACAGGAAGTACAGGCACAGGTAAGAGTTATCTTGCCTGTGCCTTGGGCAATCAGGCTTGTAGCAAGGGACACAAAGTCCTTTATGCGAATACGACTAAGTTGCTTACCCAACTGAAAATGGCTAAGGCTGATGGATCTTCTATCAAAGAGATGCTCAAACTCGAAAAACTTGATGTGTTGATACTCGATGACTTTGGGATACAACCCCTGGATGTTCAGAGCAGAATGTTGCTGATGGAGATTATAGAGGACCGACATGGTAAAAAGTCCACCATCATCACTTCGCAGTTACCGGTCAGTGCATGGTATGAAATAATCGGAGATCAAACTCTTGCAGATGCTATTTTGGACAGAATTGTGCACGATGCTCACCGGATAGAACTAAAGGGAGAATCCCTGAGAAGAAAACGTAATATTAATCCCGAAAAACAATAA
- the istA gene encoding IS21 family transposase, which yields MANRTLTMNKIKQILRGHFEGHGSKQLSKLTGVSRNTVKSYLKRFQQTGLSFEEVNQLSDEGLAELILGPPAPVQQSDRLEVLLPLLPGIVKKLRIKGMTRQRLWEEYRQKHPDGFQASQFRKHIRQYVGKQGLTMHFEHLAGDKVFIDYAGKKLYVTDPDTGEHFPVEVFVATLGCTQYTYVEATYTQKKPDFIGSCTRMLEFFGGVPRVIVPDNLRSAVTKGSKYSPVLNETFETFAEHYNTTIIPARPRQPREKSLVEGAVRLVYQRIYVELQGKVFLSLESLNEALVPLVSNYNDYALRGEESRREQFETLERNSLLALPELPYQLMSVKVCTVMKNTHICLGEDKHYYSVPHQYMGKKVKVLFNDDQVEIFYKYHPIAKHKRDKRKHKYTTLRDHLAGNQKYVSDWSYEFFVSEGNKISKEVGKFLSSLMESIPHPEQGYRSCSGILHLARKVGSQRITGACKRASEYGVYTYPMIEQILSKI from the coding sequence ATGGCCAATCGCACTCTTACCATGAACAAGATCAAACAAATTTTACGAGGCCATTTTGAAGGCCATGGCTCCAAGCAGCTCAGCAAATTGACGGGAGTCTCCCGCAATACTGTCAAGTCCTATCTTAAAAGATTTCAGCAAACAGGCCTTTCCTTTGAAGAGGTTAATCAGCTTTCCGATGAAGGTTTAGCTGAATTAATATTAGGTCCACCAGCCCCTGTGCAGCAAAGTGACAGGCTGGAAGTATTACTTCCTTTATTGCCTGGGATCGTTAAGAAGTTGCGAATAAAAGGCATGACACGTCAGCGTCTCTGGGAAGAATACCGACAGAAGCATCCTGACGGTTTTCAGGCCAGCCAGTTCCGCAAACATATTCGGCAATACGTGGGTAAGCAGGGGCTAACGATGCATTTTGAGCACCTAGCCGGAGATAAAGTATTCATCGACTATGCGGGTAAAAAGCTCTATGTCACTGATCCCGATACAGGGGAGCATTTTCCTGTAGAGGTATTTGTGGCTACGCTGGGCTGTACTCAATACACTTATGTGGAAGCCACTTACACCCAGAAGAAACCCGACTTCATCGGAAGCTGCACAAGGATGCTGGAGTTCTTCGGCGGGGTTCCAAGGGTAATCGTGCCTGACAACCTCCGGTCTGCAGTTACCAAAGGCAGCAAATACTCTCCAGTCCTGAACGAGACCTTTGAAACCTTTGCTGAGCATTACAACACCACTATCATTCCGGCAAGACCGCGTCAGCCAAGAGAAAAGTCTCTGGTCGAAGGTGCTGTAAGACTGGTATATCAGCGGATTTATGTAGAACTGCAAGGCAAAGTTTTTTTATCCTTAGAAAGCCTTAATGAAGCACTTGTTCCTTTGGTATCCAACTACAATGACTATGCACTCAGAGGTGAGGAAAGTCGCAGGGAACAGTTTGAGACACTTGAGCGGAACAGTCTGCTGGCACTTCCCGAACTTCCTTATCAGCTGATGAGTGTCAAAGTGTGCACTGTAATGAAAAACACCCACATATGTCTTGGGGAGGATAAACACTACTACAGTGTTCCCCATCAGTATATGGGAAAGAAAGTCAAAGTCCTTTTCAATGATGACCAGGTAGAGATCTTTTACAAGTATCATCCTATAGCCAAACACAAACGCGATAAAAGGAAGCATAAGTACACGACACTAAGGGATCATCTGGCCGGAAACCAGAAGTATGTATCCGATTGGAGTTATGAATTCTTTGTAAGTGAAGGCAATAAGATCAGCAAGGAGGTAGGGAAATTCCTATCCAGCCTGATGGAATCTATTCCCCATCCGGAGCAAGGTTATAGATCCTGCTCCGGAATCCTTCATCTTGCCCGTAAAGTGGGTTCACAGCGGATCACTGGAGCCTGCAAAAGAGCGTCAGAGTATGGTGTTTACACCTATCCTATGATTGAACAGATCCTTTCCAAAATTTAG
- the tnpC gene encoding IS66 family transposase, with protein sequence MGKNSVDYWYSWDYVLIFRKHFYSILDHRDTLIQELIKMNLQLMEQVKSLKSRVSDLENELARYRNPKNSRNSSVPPSKDENRPKKNQSLRQDTGRKTGGQPGHKGHTLEMTSSPDIIENHIPLFCTCCGGDLSAVPAELSSKRQVLDLPVIKVVCTEHRIFSKNCSCGEKISGSFPDNINAPIQYGSGVETIVGYLHARQYVPYRRMKELLRDCFGINLSEGSIDNIIGRFARKSAPIYAKIKTAVSKSPVIGADETGAKVDGNKQWVWTYQTEELTLLAISESRGLKAMNTHFPDGFGKAVLCHDAWRAYFNYSENLHQLCCAHLLRELNYIVERYKSKWADSLRALFREAISLKRKLKKLPDPENSRSIASIEEKMDNLLAQPVESKHKEAVSLQKRLLKYRKSLFTFLYHQKVPPDNNASERAIRNIKVKQKISGQFKSNNGAENFCVIRSVVDTLIKRSGNILENLNHIANLQPE encoded by the coding sequence GTGGGGAAAAACAGCGTGGATTATTGGTATTCATGGGATTATGTGCTGATATTCAGGAAACATTTCTATAGTATATTGGACCACAGGGATACGCTTATTCAGGAACTGATCAAGATGAACCTCCAGCTTATGGAGCAGGTCAAGTCTTTAAAATCTAGGGTATCCGATTTGGAAAATGAGCTTGCCCGTTACCGTAATCCCAAAAACAGCCGCAACAGCTCGGTTCCCCCTTCAAAAGACGAGAACCGCCCCAAAAAAAATCAGAGTCTCCGTCAGGATACAGGGCGCAAAACCGGCGGTCAGCCTGGACACAAAGGCCATACCCTTGAAATGACATCCTCCCCGGACATAATAGAAAACCACATCCCTTTATTCTGTACCTGCTGTGGTGGTGATCTGTCGGCGGTTCCAGCAGAACTGTCCTCCAAAAGACAGGTCCTGGATCTTCCTGTGATTAAAGTGGTATGTACCGAGCATAGAATCTTTTCCAAAAACTGTTCCTGTGGAGAAAAGATCAGTGGGTCATTCCCTGACAATATCAATGCCCCCATACAGTACGGGAGCGGTGTTGAAACCATTGTCGGTTATCTGCATGCCAGACAGTATGTTCCCTATAGAAGGATGAAAGAACTTCTCAGGGACTGCTTCGGTATTAATCTCAGCGAGGGGAGTATCGATAACATTATCGGTAGGTTTGCCCGCAAGTCTGCACCAATATATGCAAAGATAAAGACGGCAGTCTCTAAAAGTCCTGTGATAGGAGCTGACGAGACTGGGGCTAAAGTGGATGGAAACAAACAGTGGGTCTGGACTTATCAGACCGAGGAACTCACCCTGTTAGCTATATCTGAATCACGTGGACTTAAGGCGATGAATACACATTTTCCCGATGGGTTCGGAAAGGCAGTATTGTGCCACGATGCATGGAGGGCATACTTCAACTATTCGGAAAACCTGCACCAGCTCTGTTGTGCACATCTGCTTAGGGAGCTCAACTACATTGTTGAACGCTATAAATCTAAATGGGCTGACAGCCTTAGGGCCCTGTTCAGGGAAGCTATCTCACTGAAGAGAAAACTCAAAAAACTACCAGATCCAGAGAATAGCAGGAGTATTGCTTCCATTGAAGAGAAGATGGATAACCTACTCGCCCAACCTGTAGAGTCAAAACATAAAGAAGCAGTATCCCTACAAAAAAGACTCCTGAAATACAGAAAGTCACTTTTTACTTTTCTCTATCACCAAAAAGTACCACCGGATAACAATGCCTCTGAAAGAGCCATACGCAACATCAAGGTGAAACAAAAAATATCAGGACAGTTCAAATCCAACAATGGAGCTGAAAACTTCTGTGTTATAAGATCCGTCGTGGATACCCTGATCAAACGTTCGGGAAATATCTTAGAAAATCTAAATCATATAGCTAATTTACAACCTGAGTAG
- a CDS encoding flippase-like domain-containing protein has product MFSKFTPSFLAANLYSIGGQIAQMVAAYFILIALGIDQKILEYQFVFLLSSIVAVLPLTIGGVGARELVFIYSHEYIGIDKNAAVAFSLIFFLISAISSLFGAFLKIDFENEQKPIKSI; this is encoded by the coding sequence ATTTTTTCAAAATTCACACCCTCTTTTTTAGCCGCAAACCTCTATTCCATCGGCGGACAAATAGCCCAAATGGTAGCAGCTTATTTTATCCTAATCGCTTTAGGAATAGATCAAAAAATCCTCGAGTATCAATTTGTATTTTTATTATCATCTATCGTAGCAGTCTTGCCACTCACTATTGGTGGAGTTGGTGCAAGAGAGTTGGTTTTCATCTATAGTCACGAATACATCGGAATTGATAAAAATGCAGCTGTTGCCTTCAGCCTAATCTTCTTTTTGATCTCTGCGATAAGCTCTTTATTTGGTGCATTTTTAAAAATTGATTTTGAAAATGAACAAAAACCCATAAAAAGCATTTAA
- a CDS encoding ATP-binding protein: MIYRNIALELEELLQDFPAVSILGPRQVGKTTLAQGIAAKLDKDAIYLDLESPSDRSKLAEPEQYFYLHRGKLIILDEIQRLPELYPILRGVIDKRRKEGYRYGQFLILGSASLELIKQSSESLAGRIAYEELFALNLLEVQKEDNSLERLWLRGGFPDSFLARSNPASLRWRNNFITTYLERDIPQIAQFIPANRLRRLWTMLAHLQGSQLNMSQLGSSMDLSSPTIKSYIELLEDLLLLRSIRPWFSNVGKRLVKSPKVYIRDSGLVHALLNIGEMEELLSHPILGLSWEGFIIENILSILPKGAEYWHYRTFSGAEIDLVITFKTKVIALEIKRTSSPKVSKGFIISCEDIKATDKFIVYSGNESFPISNETTATSLANIMDYVNKLA, from the coding sequence ATGATTTATAGAAATATTGCGTTAGAACTAGAAGAGTTACTTCAGGACTTTCCAGCCGTATCTATCTTAGGCCCACGGCAGGTAGGAAAAACTACGCTTGCTCAGGGAATCGCTGCAAAATTAGACAAAGATGCTATCTATCTAGACTTAGAAAGTCCAAGTGACAGGAGCAAACTAGCAGAACCTGAGCAATATTTCTACCTTCACAGAGGCAAATTGATCATTTTAGATGAAATTCAGAGATTGCCTGAACTTTACCCAATACTCCGAGGAGTCATTGACAAAAGAAGAAAAGAAGGCTATCGATATGGACAATTCTTGATATTGGGATCAGCATCTTTAGAATTGATCAAGCAATCATCAGAATCATTGGCAGGAAGGATCGCTTATGAAGAACTCTTCGCTCTCAATCTTTTGGAAGTCCAAAAAGAAGATAATTCACTGGAGAGACTGTGGCTGAGAGGAGGGTTTCCCGATAGCTTCTTGGCAAGATCAAATCCGGCAAGCTTGAGATGGAGAAATAATTTCATCACAACCTACCTAGAAAGAGATATTCCTCAAATCGCACAATTTATCCCAGCAAATAGACTTCGGAGACTTTGGACAATGTTGGCACACCTACAAGGTTCTCAACTCAATATGAGCCAACTTGGTAGTAGTATGGATCTTAGCTCTCCAACAATCAAAAGCTACATTGAATTATTAGAAGACTTACTTCTATTAAGAAGTATCAGACCATGGTTTAGCAATGTTGGCAAACGCTTGGTGAAAAGTCCTAAAGTATATATTCGAGATTCAGGTTTAGTTCATGCATTATTGAATATAGGAGAAATGGAAGAACTACTAAGCCACCCAATTTTGGGATTAAGCTGGGAAGGTTTTATCATTGAAAACATTTTATCCATATTGCCAAAAGGAGCTGAATATTGGCACTACAGGACGTTTTCTGGAGCTGAAATCGATCTTGTCATCACATTTAAAACGAAAGTGATTGCTCTTGAAATTAAGAGAACTTCGAGTCCAAAAGTCTCAAAAGGATTTATTATTTCTTGCGAAGACATCAAGGCAACAGATAAGTTTATCGTATACAGCGGCAACGAAAGCTTTCCCATAAGTAACGAAACAACTGCCACTTCCTTAGCCAATATCATGGATTATGTGAATAAATTGGCTTGA
- the chrA gene encoding chromate efflux transporter yields the protein MTVKKVRYYLYLKDVLLLSVTAFGGPQAFLAMVLELMVRKRGYISEQELWELNALCQILPGPTSTQTISAIGYRIGGPNLAYLSLFLWILPATILMIAAAFLIDFLQENTPGALNFAKFIQPMAIGFIIYAAQKTIFKMVKTTEATVLMMLAAFVSFFYNSPYVFPILLLAGGLVTSMNYRNHPKEKGDKKLKIAWANFYLWAGILILAAVLGAITKNQSVLLFENFYRNGSLIFGGGQVLVPYLFTEFVEFKEFLTSQEFLTGYAISQGMPGPTFSISSYVGALSMREYGVMGLLTGGFIAAAGIFLPGTFLIFFVIRFWDQLKKYRPVRAALEGVNAVSCGMLIAAAYLLFEPLDANLFNVLAILGTYLLLNFTKLSSPLIIIIGVVAGIGYNLIF from the coding sequence GTGACAGTAAAGAAAGTAAGATATTATCTTTACCTGAAGGATGTTTTACTACTTTCTGTGACAGCATTTGGTGGCCCACAAGCTTTCCTTGCCATGGTCTTAGAACTCATGGTGAGGAAGCGAGGTTACATTTCTGAACAAGAGCTCTGGGAGCTCAATGCTTTATGTCAGATTCTACCAGGGCCGACTTCTACACAAACTATCTCAGCAATAGGTTATCGAATTGGAGGTCCAAATTTAGCTTATCTGTCACTTTTTTTATGGATTTTGCCTGCTACTATTTTGATGATAGCTGCAGCTTTCTTGATTGACTTTTTACAAGAAAATACACCAGGAGCACTAAACTTTGCCAAATTTATCCAACCCATGGCAATTGGATTCATCATTTACGCTGCGCAAAAGACTATTTTCAAAATGGTCAAAACTACAGAAGCTACAGTTTTGATGATGTTGGCTGCGTTTGTTTCATTCTTTTACAATTCTCCTTATGTATTTCCAATTTTATTGTTGGCAGGAGGATTGGTAACTTCCATGAACTACAGAAATCACCCAAAGGAAAAAGGGGATAAGAAATTAAAAATCGCTTGGGCTAATTTCTATTTATGGGCAGGGATATTGATTTTAGCAGCAGTTTTAGGTGCGATTACCAAAAATCAATCAGTTCTTCTTTTTGAAAATTTCTATCGAAACGGAAGTTTGATTTTTGGAGGAGGGCAAGTGTTGGTGCCTTATTTATTCACTGAATTTGTAGAGTTCAAAGAGTTTCTCACTTCTCAAGAATTCCTTACTGGATATGCAATCTCACAAGGAATGCCAGGACCGACTTTCAGTATCAGTTCGTATGTTGGAGCCTTGTCAATGAGGGAATATGGCGTGATGGGTTTGTTGACAGGTGGGTTTATCGCTGCTGCTGGGATTTTCTTGCCAGGTACATTTTTGATATTCTTTGTAATCCGTTTTTGGGATCAATTGAAAAAATATAGGCCAGTACGTGCAGCATTGGAAGGTGTTAATGCTGTGAGCTGCGGGATGCTAATCGCAGCGGCTTACTTACTGTTTGAGCCATTGGATGCGAACTTGTTCAATGTATTGGCTATTTTAGGTACTTACCTTTTGTTGAATTTCACCAAGCTTTCCTCACCTTTGATCATCATCATTGGAGTAGTAGCTGGGATAGGTTATAATTTGATTTTTTAA